The DNA segment taaagtaaaactttttttgtacttttttatACGTAGGTGTATAATTACTTTAACAGAAGAAATATTACAGATTTTTCACTGCAAATACtgaaaaatcaaacaaaaaatccttaatttaaaatatttatatatagttCTGTAATGAGTTGTCTCTTCCCTCACAGCTTACTTCTTTCATTTGGAGATTTTATTGTAAGATTATAAATAATTATTTTCTTCATCAGGTATCACAGAAAGAATTAGGTTTTCTCAACTTCTTTACCTCATTACCCTCTTAAAATATACACCAtcctgtttttttgtgtgtgtgttaggcaGATGGGTGGAGGATCATGAAGTTGTCCATAACATGATGTTTAACGCCACAACAAATTTAAAGGTTTTCTACAAACAAACCTTGAGGAGATCAGAGTGGTGGGATAATGGAGTTCTTCCTTTGTGGATCACAGCTCAGAATCAGGTGACCAATTAATCTGGATTCTCTAGAATTGGTCAACTTGACATTTCTGATAATTGGCAAAATGGGGTGAATATTATTTTCCAAGTGTAGCAATAACATGTACATCTTATATCTTGAAAAATAATCAGGTGGTattgtttttaaccttttttcattttgaagttGTTGACAATTTTacttaaatgtgattttttaaaTTACCTATAGTAATCAGTAAATGAAtaacaaaatacaaaatgacTGGGTTTGCTGATGTGACAATGAGACTACATAATAAAATTGCAAGTTCAGGCTGTGATCATGACAACATCTTATATTCTTTCAGGGTCTAAAAACGGGCTCCTTCTATTTCCCAGGAGGTGGGGTCAGTTATGATGGTCAGGTTGTCAACCGGGCCCTGTTGAAGCCAAACGTACACCCAGATGACAATGAAACTGAATGGTGTCAGAACATTGACAAAGTGATGAACTGGTTCTCCGAAGAAGATTTCAACTTTGTGACACTTTATTATGGTGAACCGGACAATGTGGGCCACAACAAGGGGCCTGACCATCCAGACAGAAAGAAGATCATCAAGCAGATTGACCGCACCATTGGGTACCTGGGGGAAGCAATCAGGCGCCATAATCTTCATGACACACTCAATGTCATCATCACATCAGATCATGGCATGACCACTGTAAAAAAACGCCCAAATGTTGATGAGATCATCCTCAACAAATACCTAGATTTACTCAAGTTGACTAGTTTTGAGATTCTTGACTATGGTGGTTTTGGAATCCTCACTCCACGGCCAGGGAAGGAGCAGGAAGTGTTTGAAGCTCTGTCAAAGGCCCCCAATCTGACTGTGTACAAGAAAAATGAGATTCCTGAAAATTTCCATCTGGCCAAAAGTAAGCGTCTGCCTCCTATCATAATTGTTGCAGATTTGGGATTCAACCTAAACTCGGTGAGTTGGATTTTAATCCTActtgtgatttattttatatcatattttttacttttaactGCCAGTTAGTTCAGTTTCCATTATGTCCATTATGGACACTCACAAATCAAAAGGCTCTCTGTGTTGTGACCACTGGACTTGAAGACAATAAATGTTAAGTCACAACCGAGAAAACTGCATTCTGAGTCAGGATCCAGACATGGTTCTGTTTGGAACAAGATCTGCTACTATCACTCtgacctttatttattttcactggTCCTAATGTTGTAAAGTGACATGCTGCTTACCACAGGATAGTTTACCACATCACTAAGAAttagacctaaccctaaccctaacagctaTGACTACACCGCTTGTTCAGTATTTTCCCATTTAATGTGCTGACATTTGTTGACCAAGTCCACAgttaaataaaaagtaaaacaggTGATCTGCAATTTTAAGACAAATTGCAGATTATTCAATAAATGTGGTATCTGCCCCAATTACTGTACATGTACAAGATTAGTTTGAATGTCTAAACAGTCGTGAAAATGTCTGTGTTAAAAATGACCTTGAGTTGAACATcgttcttcctctttatctgttTCCACCAGCGATTCATTGTTTATGTCAACAAAGGTGATCATGGCTACAACAATGAAGAAATGGACATGAAGACTATTTTCAGGGCTTTTGGACCTGACTTCAAAAAGAACTTAACAACTGAGCCATTTGACAGCATCCACATTTATCCTTTGATGTGCAAACTGCTGGATATTGAACCGGCACCACACAATGGCTCACTGGCCATGACAGAGAAAATGTTGGTACTCAAGGGTGAGTTTAGATTTTCTTCCAAaattgtttgttcttttttacttttcagAGGGTTTTACAAATGTATATAAAATTGtctcactttttattttatgtatAATATTAATAATGGTATTTCTGATACTAATTATATTACTGATATTAATAATCACTTTgggttaacactaaccctaataaTAAGCCACTTGTAATATGAGCAGTATGTCTTttagaacaaagaaaaatacaaaaaaaaccacttaAGTGGGAGGTTGTTGAGTGTAGAAGGGGGTGGATCTGGCGATTCAATAGAACGGTTTGAGTTGATGgaacctaaaaaaaaataacctgaCTACGTAGCTTCTCTGGCTAAGACTCTAAACAATGTTGTGTGTACATCAGGACAATATTTGTCTTATTTCCGACACATGTTACACTGCAGTGCATGGGTGTGAAATATACCATAAATCCGCACTATAGACTACCTGACTATAAGTCACACCATCCAAATTGCATAAAatttaataagaaaataaacatataaaGTGCACATGAGTATAAGCCGCATGTGGCCACTTTGAAATGTGAGGTCATTATAGTACacaaaaagattattttaaatgtttaattaggAAACACGGTGGTAACACAGTTGTAATACAGCATTAAAATCAGTCTTTTTTATGAACaataaaatgacattacagtaacatgctgattaaaaaaataaagggcAGGCAGTGGTTGATCATTAGCCTTTAACTAAGCTGCATCTTAAACATTTCTTCATGTGTTATCCATGACGAGGGTGTGTACAAAACACGTAAACAGACTGTTCGAAACACAATTAAACTAATATCTTCCTCAGCTCATTACCATATCTCTTCCACTTGGAGGTTTTCATTATAGTATGATAAAGACTTCTAGACTGCTATGAATACTTGCGGGTGCAGCATTATGATCAGGTTTTGTGATTGTCCGAGGTAAAAGTATTCACAAAGGTGTTTCAAGACTTTTATCAGCTTTTGAAACTACATATTAATTTAAGAAAGGCATTAAATCATACACATCAAAAATAAATTAGTATATTGTTATCTTTTAGAAATGAATAATTCACAAACAGTTGTTCAAATAAAAACCTGATCAATGCATCTGTTTTAGTAATATTGTATGAGGAACAAGAGCCCAGTTTATATTGTAACATTTATTGGATTTATTCTATGGTGACATAGACTAAATTCTTTATTCCATTGAAAACCAATCGCAGTTGCTTTGATTTAATAGTGATGCTGCTAGAAGTCATGTGTTCCATCAAAAAAAGAATTCACAGTATAatctgtgtatttgtgtgtgtttgcaggtggaGCCCTTCGGCTGATTCCTACATGGCTAACATTTCTATTAATTGGCATATTTATGCTGCTGTAATAATTGCAGTGTCAGCTTCAGCTCCTTGAGATCAGTTCCTGTTGGACTAATTTTTAACAATACAgatttattatcatcattagTGTTCTTCAAGTCTGTCTTGCTAACAAGAATATTATGCTTTCTTCGAATGATAGTAAGTTGTGATTGGTAACTTAACTTATTGATTCTAGTTTCCTGTAACACGACAAGATAAAAAGTAATTAAATCTCCTTTTATCACCTGTGTAGTCGATGTGCATATAGCTTTGCACATAAAAACAAGGGATTTGAATTTAATTTCCAATATAAAATAGTTAATTAAAATTTACTccagaaatgtgcagaaacacTGATTTAAAACTGAACCTGCTACCCACAATCAAGGTGCCATCAGTAGTTCTTAAACTTCCCTCCTAGTCAAATTCCACAAAAGATAAGGAAGTTAAATAAAATGATCTAAGAACAGAACTTTGGACAACAAATACCACTTCTAAAAAAGTAATATCTTGTCAAGCAAATCAATAAACAAAACTGTACTGGACAAGATGTTTATGTGATCGtctgttcattttcttttctattttactATAAATTCTGGCACGAAAAGACACAAATACCAACAcactctccctcctttcatATCTCTTCACATTTTACGACCCCGTAATGAAAACCAACAACCATTGATCTACCAGCAGGAGTGGAGTGAACTTCTGTGACAGAGATTCGAAGTAAATCTGAAATATTATAATGTACTCAACCAACCTCATCTAAATCTTGCTAAAATGATTCTATATGTGTTGAGAACTTAGATCCATTTTTGCTTTATCTGCAAACTTGTTGACCCAGGTCGGCCAAGGGCAGGATGGAACAATGTCTGAGTGTTAAAATCTTTGCCTACACTAAATTTTGTGGATGACGTTTATTGCTCCAGTGATTAGGTTATTAAGTATAAGAGTACTATCATTTGGAATTTATGAAAAGACTTGCTTGAAAATAAATTTCTGCTTGTAAATaatgtgtctgtttgtcttaaCCCCTGCCAGAATATCAGCTTTGTGGTCATCCTAACAGGTCTACATTTCACAAATAAATACAGGGAGACTGAGTGATTATTAGGCACGGTGTTGTAATATTTTCAGccagtggttagggttagtgagttCCTCAGCTACAAAGATAAACTGGcgcaaacaactctttaagaagcctccagttgatccaaaatgctgcagccaggtattgacaaaagagatcacataaatCCTGTGATGGCattgcttcattggctgcccgttaaatttagaataatttttaaaacccttcttctgacctacaaggtcctcagaggcctagctccatcctacctggaggagctagtgacaccttaccagcccaatagactgctccgctctcagaatgctggtctacttgtggttcccagagtttctaggagtagaatggggggccgagcatttagctaccaggcccccctgctatggaaccagctccctgtccaggtacaggaggctgactccatctctacttttaagatcagacttaaaaccttcctctttgaaaaagcttattgctactaattctgtagttccagttattatcatagatagacagacaaactatcatacttagggggtcgtctaatcattaggtcacatcttagctgtgctgttataggccgaggctgccggggtccggaaacatgatcacctgacaggcctctgtccccccactgggtcatggtttcctctcctctcctctcctctcctctcctctcctctcctctcctctcctctccttctccttctccctctcctcttcccccttcttctcctctcctctccttctccctctccctctccttccccctccccctccccctccctctccgtctccctctcctctcctctcctctcctctcctctcctctcctctcctctcctctcctctcctctcctctccctctccctctccttctcctctcctctcctctcctctccctctccc comes from the Takifugu rubripes chromosome 7, fTakRub1.2, whole genome shotgun sequence genome and includes:
- the LOC101073134 gene encoding ectonucleotide pyrophosphatase/phosphodiesterase family member 7 — its product is MCPDAKNVIQVAEVEIRWDYDQDVDTPNLDQLVVDGVKARYITPPMLTMTAPSHFTTITGRWVEDHEVVHNMMFNATTNLKVFYKQTLRRSEWWDNGVLPLWITAQNQGLKTGSFYFPGGGVSYDGQVVNRALLKPNVHPDDNETEWCQNIDKVMNWFSEEDFNFVTLYYGEPDNVGHNKGPDHPDRKKIIKQIDRTIGYLGEAIRRHNLHDTLNVIITSDHGMTTVKKRPNVDEIILNKYLDLLKLTSFEILDYGGFGILTPRPGKEQEVFEALSKAPNLTVYKKNEIPENFHLAKSKRLPPIIIVADLGFNLNSRFIVYVNKGDHGYNNEEMDMKTIFRAFGPDFKKNLTTEPFDSIHIYPLMCKLLDIEPAPHNGSLAMTEKMLVLKGGALRLIPTWLTFLLIGIFMLL